CTGGAACTGATCAACAAAGAAATCGCACGGCAGGCCGAGGTCGTGAGCTACATCAACATCGCAACCATGGTTGGATTCGTTTTACTTTTACTCTGCGTATTACCCCTATTCCACCGTCCGGCAGAGGCCCGGAAAACATGAGATGAAGGCATTTGATGAAATCAAGTTAAAATCGTGGGAACAGAAAAGTTCAAGCGGTGACTGACAGCGACCCTAAGCAGACAGCCGAGAAACCTCGTCGGCCCTGGCGGACAAGGATCATGATCGGAGGAGCAGTCGTAGCAGTGGGGGCTGGCCTGACGGGTTATTTTGTGCGCAATCATTATTATCCAGGCACCAATGATGCCTATGTTCATGCATATACGATCACCATATCTCCGTATGTGGAAGGATACATCAAGAAAGTTCATGCTTCACCCAATGAATTCGTCAAAAAAGGGCAACTCATCTATGAGATCACCCCACTACCGTTTGAGCTGAAAGTAGAACAGCAAGAACATCGACTAAAAGCCGCGATTGCCAAAAAATCATCATTAAAGGAAGCACTCTTACAATCAAAACAAAGACTCAAGGATCAGCAAGCCAGCCAATGGATTATTGACCTCAACGAAAAGCGTTATGCTTACTTACAACAACAGCAGGTTGTTGCACTCGCCAAAGCCCAAGAATTCCAGGCATCCAAACTGGAAGCCCTCGCCAAAACAAAAGCAGCAACAATCGATATTTCACAGTTAGAGAAAGACATTCTCCAACAACAAGCGATAATCGACGCACTCCGAGCCGAAATTGGGCAGGCAAAGGTAAATCTAGGCTATACACGCTATTATGCACCAATGGATGCATATGTCAGCAATAATTTCAGCATCCGAACAGGTCAATACGTCAAGCCAGGGCAAGCTCTATTCAAGCTAATCGACAACAGCAAATGGTGGGTGGATGCCAATTTTCGTGAATCCCAAATCCACCGTATTCGCATGGGGATGCACGCCAACATCTCTCTGGACATGTATCCCAACAAGACCTTCAAAGGAAATGTGATCAATATCAGTCGAGGCAGCGGAGCCTATGAGTCATTGCTTCCCCCAGAAAATGCCACTGGAAACTGGGTCAAGGTACCGCAACGATTCCCAGTACGAATCTTACTCAAACAGAATGATCAACATCCATTACGCGCAGGCGCAACTGCTCATGCCAGAGTTAACACAGTTCAACCCTAAGTTTGCGGCAAAGTAATCGGCAAATCCACAGCATCTTCCGGATTTCGAGGCACATCAACCAGCTCTCTGAGCAATTGAGCGTAGCTCAAATTAGCAAATGTCATCGCCTCAGCCTTTTGCTCCATTGCTCGTGTCAATGAACTGATCGTATCCGCAAGGTCTGTAAAGTCAGCCAAGCCAAATTCAAAACGAGCTCTCGTATCGCGATAAGCTTCTCGTGCAGCCTTGTAAGAAGCATTGGCAGCAATGATCTGACTCAAAGCTGCACGATGCTCGTAGTAAGCACTTTCAAGTTTCTGGCGGATCGCATTCCTTTCTGCAGCTTCAGCCTGTAGAACCTGATCAGCGGCCGCTTTGCTCGCTTCAACTGCACCTGCAGTGATTCCACCATCAAAAAGACGCCAATTCAAACGCAAACCTGCCGCCCAATCATTGCTCTGAGAATTCAAAATTGGGATCGTCACAGATGCACAGCAGCCATCCAAATCAATCTCAGGTGACCGTGATTGGCCTGCAACATAGCCAGCTTCTGCAAACAACCCAATCCGTGGCAACAGTTCCGCAGCTTGCCGATCGGCTTGGCGTAAAAGAGCAGATCGAGCAGCCTGCAAGGCCTGCAATTGCGGGTTGTCCTTGAGACCTCTTACGATCGTTTCGTCCAAATCCAAAGGCCAGGGCTGCTGCAAGCTCACCTGCTCACGAGCTTCAAGTGTGACCTTGAAAGGAACATTCACAAGATTGCTGAGACGCCTTTGACTACTCAGCAACTGTGCCTCCGCCTGTTCCAGCA
Above is a window of Synechococcus sp. BIOS-E4-1 DNA encoding:
- a CDS encoding HlyD family secretion protein, with the protein product MTDSDPKQTAEKPRRPWRTRIMIGGAVVAVGAGLTGYFVRNHYYPGTNDAYVHAYTITISPYVEGYIKKVHASPNEFVKKGQLIYEITPLPFELKVEQQEHRLKAAIAKKSSLKEALLQSKQRLKDQQASQWIIDLNEKRYAYLQQQQVVALAKAQEFQASKLEALAKTKAATIDISQLEKDILQQQAIIDALRAEIGQAKVNLGYTRYYAPMDAYVSNNFSIRTGQYVKPGQALFKLIDNSKWWVDANFRESQIHRIRMGMHANISLDMYPNKTFKGNVINISRGSGAYESLLPPENATGNWVKVPQRFPVRILLKQNDQHPLRAGATAHARVNTVQP